The following coding sequences lie in one Apium graveolens cultivar Ventura chromosome 3, ASM990537v1, whole genome shotgun sequence genomic window:
- the LOC141712439 gene encoding protein PELOTA 1 isoform X2, whose protein sequence is MKILRRDLVPNGAGSVKMVPEEADDLWLAYNLIAKGDSVLASTVRKVLREAASGGRDAERVKLKLEIRVEVVWDTMALDVLHQASDPSVGADLAVVMMQEGLAQIFLIGKSVTITRSRIEASIPRKHGPAIAGYDKALNKFFENVAQAFLKHIDFQLIRCAVIASPGFTKDQFHRHLMLEAERKEFRAIIENKSRIILVHTTSGYKHSLREVLDAPNVMNMIKDTKAAQEVRALKDFFTMLSNDPARACYGPKHVEVAHERMAVQTLLVTDELFRSSDVATRKKYVNLVDSVKDSGGTAHIFSSMHVSGEQLAQLTGIAAILRFPLPDLEDIEM, encoded by the exons ATGAAGATACTTCGCAGGGACCTGGTCCCAAATGGTGCTGGTAGCGTTAAG ATGGTGCCTGAAGAAGCAGATGATTTATGGTTGGCTTATAATTTGATTGCTAAGGGTGACTCTGTTTTAGCCAGCACTGTTAG AAAAGTTTTGAGGGAGGCAGCTTCTGGAGGAAGAGATGCAGAGCGTGTAAAATTGAAATTGGAAATCAGAGTTGAG GTGGTTTGGGACACAATGGCACTAGATGTACTTCATCAAGCCTCTG ATCCTTCTGTAGGTGCTGATCTGGCTGTTGTTATGATGCAAGAAGGACTGGCACAAATCTTCCTCATTGGAAAAAG TGTGACTATTACCCGTTCTCGAATAGAAGCTTCTATTCCTCGGAAGCATGGACCTGCTATAGCTGGTTACGACAAA GCTTTGAACAAATTCTTTGAGAATGTTGCACAG GCTTTCTTGAAACATATTGATTTCCAGCTTATCCGCTGCGCTGTGATTGCGAGTCCAGGATTCACAAAG GATCAATTTCATCGCCACTTAATGTTGGAAGCAGAAAGGAAAGAGTTTAGAGCTATAATTGAAAACAAGTCTCGTATAATTCTTGTGCACACAACCTCAGGATACAA GCATAGTTTAAGGGAGGTTCTGGATGCTCCAAATGTGATGAATATGATAAAAGATACAAAAGCAGCGCAGGAG GTCCGAGCTCTTAAAGACTTTTTCACTATGCTCTCAAAT GATCCAGCACGTGCATGTTATGGACCAAAACATGTTGAGGTTGCCCATGAACGCATGGCTGTGCAGACACTTCTCGTTACTGATGAGCTCTTTAG GAGTTCAGATGTAGCGACAAGGAAAAAATATGTCAATTTAGTCGATTCTGTAAAGGATTCAGGGGGCACTGCTCACATTTTCTCATCAATGCATGTATCAGGAGAGC AACTTGCTCAGTTGACTGGGATTGCAGCAATCCTCCGATTTCCTTTACCAGATTTGGAAGACATAGAGATGTGA
- the LOC141712439 gene encoding protein PELOTA 1 isoform X1, which produces MKILRRDLVPNGAGSVKMVPEEADDLWLAYNLIAKGDSVLASTVRKVLREAASGGRDAERVKLKLEIRVETIDYDKEGSVLRIRGKNILENEHVKIGAFHTLEIELHRPFVIRKVVWDTMALDVLHQASDPSVGADLAVVMMQEGLAQIFLIGKSVTITRSRIEASIPRKHGPAIAGYDKALNKFFENVAQAFLKHIDFQLIRCAVIASPGFTKDQFHRHLMLEAERKEFRAIIENKSRIILVHTTSGYKHSLREVLDAPNVMNMIKDTKAAQEVRALKDFFTMLSNDPARACYGPKHVEVAHERMAVQTLLVTDELFRSSDVATRKKYVNLVDSVKDSGGTAHIFSSMHVSGEQLAQLTGIAAILRFPLPDLEDIEM; this is translated from the exons ATGAAGATACTTCGCAGGGACCTGGTCCCAAATGGTGCTGGTAGCGTTAAG ATGGTGCCTGAAGAAGCAGATGATTTATGGTTGGCTTATAATTTGATTGCTAAGGGTGACTCTGTTTTAGCCAGCACTGTTAG AAAAGTTTTGAGGGAGGCAGCTTCTGGAGGAAGAGATGCAGAGCGTGTAAAATTGAAATTGGAAATCAGAGTTGAG ACTATAGATTATGACAAAGAAGGATCTGTCTTGCGTATACGAGGGAAAAACATTCTGGAAAATGAACATGTAAAG ATTGGAGCTTTTCATACACTTGAGATTGAGCTGCACAGACCTTTTGTTATAAGAAAG GTGGTTTGGGACACAATGGCACTAGATGTACTTCATCAAGCCTCTG ATCCTTCTGTAGGTGCTGATCTGGCTGTTGTTATGATGCAAGAAGGACTGGCACAAATCTTCCTCATTGGAAAAAG TGTGACTATTACCCGTTCTCGAATAGAAGCTTCTATTCCTCGGAAGCATGGACCTGCTATAGCTGGTTACGACAAA GCTTTGAACAAATTCTTTGAGAATGTTGCACAG GCTTTCTTGAAACATATTGATTTCCAGCTTATCCGCTGCGCTGTGATTGCGAGTCCAGGATTCACAAAG GATCAATTTCATCGCCACTTAATGTTGGAAGCAGAAAGGAAAGAGTTTAGAGCTATAATTGAAAACAAGTCTCGTATAATTCTTGTGCACACAACCTCAGGATACAA GCATAGTTTAAGGGAGGTTCTGGATGCTCCAAATGTGATGAATATGATAAAAGATACAAAAGCAGCGCAGGAG GTCCGAGCTCTTAAAGACTTTTTCACTATGCTCTCAAAT GATCCAGCACGTGCATGTTATGGACCAAAACATGTTGAGGTTGCCCATGAACGCATGGCTGTGCAGACACTTCTCGTTACTGATGAGCTCTTTAG GAGTTCAGATGTAGCGACAAGGAAAAAATATGTCAATTTAGTCGATTCTGTAAAGGATTCAGGGGGCACTGCTCACATTTTCTCATCAATGCATGTATCAGGAGAGC AACTTGCTCAGTTGACTGGGATTGCAGCAATCCTCCGATTTCCTTTACCAGATTTGGAAGACATAGAGATGTGA